The following coding sequences lie in one Stigmatella aurantiaca genomic window:
- a CDS encoding YbdD/YjiX family protein, which translates to MTGALTHFWRRAVQTARLLIGVPDYGTYVEHMRRHHPERPVMSYADFFNERMQARYRSGGGRCC; encoded by the coding sequence ATGACCGGGGCGCTCACCCACTTCTGGCGCCGGGCGGTGCAGACCGCCCGGCTGCTCATCGGCGTGCCCGACTACGGCACCTATGTCGAGCACATGCGGCGGCACCACCCGGAACGGCCGGTGATGAGCTACGCCGACTTCTTCAACGAGCGGATGCAGGCGCGGTATCGCAGCGGCGGAGGGCGCTGCTGCTGA
- a CDS encoding RICIN domain-containing protein, with translation MNAQSPTRRAPRGKLTLATLLLSALPFSAAHAAGESVQVWLTTSSGNTLSKKLSAEAAKKFGPESGTATAIDVNEAVTYQTIDGFGGALTDSSAWLIFNSPQRNAIMNDLFNVGSGGGYNVVRLPMGSSDFARSHYTYDQTCCDLNDFSVSHDVPYIIPLLQQARQINPEVKIMAVPWSAPAWLKFNNSLTGGGYLRNDQYGLYANYFVKFLQAYSGHGLPIHAFLIQNEPHHAAGDYASMQMEPADQSNFAANNLRPALNSAGFGGVKILAWDHNWQENGSTSRFPFDVMSHNGGQAQAAVAGVAYHCYESADGSYSVQSDFRNAYPNEEVHFTECSGGAWATDAAGNLSWELRNNIIGPLRNWARTSLYWNIALDPNNGPRVGGCTNCRGMLTVNNGNGTYTKNEDYYAWAHFAKVVRAGAVRLSSTSLGNNNIETVAFRNPDGSLSMVAHNSNGSQAITFKVRWAGQSFDYTLPARSVASFKWSRGAAATAYRLVNKATGRCLDVSGPSTTDGAAIHQWGCHTGSSQQWSMEATDNGYYRFVSRYSGKALDVADMSAADGAKLQQWSVTGATHQQFKPISLGNGYNRLEARHSGKVLDVTDCATSTDGARIQQWAWANNDCQQFRLEPM, from the coding sequence ATGAACGCACAGTCCCCCACGCGCCGCGCCCCGCGCGGCAAGCTGACCCTCGCCACACTCCTGCTGAGTGCCCTTCCCTTCTCCGCCGCGCACGCCGCGGGCGAGTCCGTCCAGGTCTGGTTGACCACCAGCTCGGGCAACACGCTCTCGAAGAAGCTGAGCGCCGAGGCCGCCAAGAAGTTCGGCCCGGAGAGCGGCACCGCCACCGCCATCGACGTCAACGAGGCGGTGACGTACCAGACCATCGATGGCTTTGGCGGCGCGCTCACCGACTCGTCCGCCTGGCTCATCTTCAACTCGCCCCAGCGCAACGCCATCATGAACGACTTGTTCAACGTGGGCAGCGGCGGCGGGTACAACGTGGTCCGCCTGCCCATGGGCTCGTCGGACTTCGCGCGCAGCCACTACACCTACGACCAGACGTGCTGTGACTTGAATGACTTCTCGGTGAGTCACGACGTCCCCTACATCATTCCGCTCCTGCAGCAGGCGCGGCAGATCAACCCCGAGGTGAAGATCATGGCGGTGCCGTGGAGCGCGCCCGCCTGGCTGAAGTTCAACAACTCGCTCACCGGCGGCGGCTACCTGCGCAACGACCAGTACGGCCTGTACGCCAACTACTTCGTGAAGTTCCTCCAGGCCTACAGCGGCCACGGGCTGCCCATCCACGCCTTCCTCATCCAGAATGAGCCGCACCACGCCGCCGGCGACTACGCCTCCATGCAGATGGAGCCGGCGGACCAGTCGAACTTCGCGGCCAACAACCTGCGGCCCGCGCTGAACAGCGCCGGCTTCGGCGGCGTGAAGATCCTCGCCTGGGACCACAACTGGCAGGAGAACGGCAGCACGTCGCGCTTCCCGTTCGACGTGATGAGCCACAACGGCGGCCAGGCCCAGGCGGCCGTGGCCGGCGTGGCCTACCACTGCTACGAGAGCGCGGACGGGTCCTACAGCGTCCAGTCCGACTTCCGCAACGCCTACCCCAACGAGGAGGTCCACTTCACCGAGTGCTCGGGCGGAGCGTGGGCCACGGACGCGGCCGGCAACCTGTCGTGGGAGCTGCGCAACAACATCATCGGCCCGCTGCGCAACTGGGCGCGCACCTCGCTGTACTGGAACATCGCGTTGGATCCCAACAACGGCCCGCGCGTGGGTGGCTGCACGAACTGCCGCGGCATGCTCACCGTGAACAACGGCAACGGCACCTACACGAAGAACGAGGACTATTACGCCTGGGCGCACTTCGCCAAGGTGGTGCGCGCCGGCGCCGTGCGCCTGTCGTCCACGTCGCTGGGCAACAACAACATCGAGACCGTGGCCTTCCGCAACCCGGACGGCTCGCTGTCGATGGTGGCGCACAATTCCAACGGCTCCCAGGCCATCACCTTCAAGGTGCGCTGGGCCGGCCAGTCCTTTGACTACACGCTGCCGGCGCGCTCGGTGGCCTCCTTCAAGTGGAGCCGGGGCGCGGCGGCCACCGCCTACCGCCTCGTGAACAAGGCCACGGGCCGCTGCCTGGACGTCTCCGGCCCCAGCACCACGGACGGCGCCGCCATCCACCAGTGGGGCTGCCACACCGGCTCCAGCCAGCAGTGGTCCATGGAGGCCACCGACAACGGCTACTACCGCTTCGTGTCGCGCTACAGCGGCAAGGCGCTGGATGTCGCCGACATGAGCGCCGCCGATGGCGCGAAGCTCCAGCAGTGGAGTGTCACCGGGGCCACCCACCAGCAGTTCAAGCCCATCTCCCTCGGCAATGGCTACAACCGCCTGGAGGCCCGCCACAGCGGCAAGGTGCTGGACGTCACCGACTGCGCCACGAGCACCGACGGTGCCCGGATCCAGCAGTGGGCCTGGGCCAACAATGATTGTCAGCAATTCCGGCTTGAGCCGATGTAA
- a CDS encoding glycoside hydrolase family 3 protein, whose translation MRRLTAWRKLAPLTALLVLSQAACSDDDEKPTPNQPTEPTDPTDPVDPPADAIPELTRLTDWPRVQSAFPRDEALEARIDALMKDMTLEEKVGQMTQPQIDSITPAEVTQYHIGSVLNGGGNWPNGKKEATVEEWLAKADAFWAASMDPVNPRPIPIIWGTDAVHGHNNVKGATMFPHNIGLGATRDPELLKRIGEVTASEVARTGIDWAFGPTVAVVRDDRWGRTYEGYSEDPQIVAAYAGKITEGLQGQLGKDAKSGEKVAASVKHFLGDGATTKGKDQGVSVASEEELLNLHARGYFTALAAGAQTVMISFNSWQNTAEGANAKARKMHGHKYLMTDVLKNKVGFDGFLISDWNGIGQLTTQNSDSPVDCTTSNCAASIIAGMDMIMVPSDWKAFIQNTLASVRSGEISEERINDAVRRILRVKFRMGLFDKPKPSERTTVRELGTAEHRAVAREAVRKSLVLLKNNGGTLPLSRKAKVLVAGKSANNLSNQSGGWSLTWQGTNNTNEQFGGGTTLWGAIQKIAPNAVLDESADGAMANDTFDVAVVAIGETPYAEGNGDLGDVKTLELAKLRPEDLRLIDSLKAKGVKKIVTVLYSGRALYANKELNRSDAFVAAWLPGTEGDGMADVLFRKEDDSVNFDFTGKLSYSWPKAGCQTSLNRNDAGYDPLFAYGYGMTYAASPEQAAHSEESPAKGCGVELPDGPAATVPLEVFNRDNQDGWVMRIGAPSNWAVDVALSTADKTQTPAGEVTAMPVGDRNGLQWAAVKTTWVSEGQIYSQSANGNNTRDLKGYLVAQGALVFDANLTQAPVSTVKVRVDCKHPCIGEVDVTQKLQATPLNTWQEMAIPLQCFADAGTDFSIVNTPIVINSLGAMELTVANIRWEPNRAGNITCGGTSGGVQKLTDATDVYVNGTLNTALFGAPSTWSSVAGGTIKVNAALDTADGKVIDVVFEDLKGKGGNGVFTLPVHNDWLLDVSSLAETGGVQFDIKVLDYGTSTQNFWVKMVCDRKADTCRTGDIQDIVTRPAVGTWATFKLPFARGDYEAGFNNAKLSSILEMLPAWGDQGGNIHFQLRNIRVVK comes from the coding sequence ATGAGACGGCTTACCGCCTGGAGGAAGCTCGCTCCACTCACCGCCCTGCTCGTGCTGTCCCAAGCAGCGTGCTCGGATGACGACGAGAAGCCCACGCCGAACCAGCCGACCGAGCCCACGGATCCGACGGATCCGGTGGATCCCCCGGCCGATGCCATCCCCGAGCTGACGCGCCTGACGGACTGGCCCCGGGTGCAGAGCGCCTTCCCGCGTGACGAGGCCCTGGAGGCCCGCATCGACGCGCTGATGAAGGACATGACGCTCGAGGAGAAGGTGGGGCAGATGACCCAGCCCCAGATCGACAGCATCACCCCCGCGGAAGTCACCCAGTACCACATCGGCTCGGTGCTCAACGGCGGCGGCAACTGGCCGAACGGCAAGAAGGAGGCCACGGTCGAGGAGTGGCTGGCCAAGGCGGACGCGTTCTGGGCCGCCTCGATGGACCCGGTGAACCCCCGCCCCATCCCCATCATCTGGGGCACGGACGCGGTGCACGGGCACAACAACGTGAAGGGCGCGACGATGTTCCCGCACAACATCGGCCTGGGCGCCACGCGGGATCCGGAGTTGCTCAAGCGCATCGGCGAGGTGACGGCGAGCGAGGTGGCGCGCACCGGCATCGACTGGGCCTTCGGGCCCACGGTGGCCGTGGTCCGCGATGACCGCTGGGGCCGCACCTACGAGGGCTACTCGGAGGACCCGCAGATCGTCGCGGCGTACGCCGGGAAGATCACCGAGGGCCTCCAGGGCCAGCTCGGCAAGGACGCCAAGAGCGGCGAGAAGGTGGCCGCCTCGGTCAAGCACTTCCTGGGCGATGGCGCCACCACCAAGGGCAAGGACCAGGGCGTCAGCGTCGCCTCCGAGGAGGAGCTGCTCAACCTCCACGCCCGCGGCTACTTCACGGCCCTGGCGGCCGGCGCCCAGACGGTGATGATCTCGTTCAACAGCTGGCAGAACACGGCCGAGGGCGCGAACGCCAAGGCCCGGAAGATGCACGGCCACAAGTACCTGATGACCGACGTGCTGAAGAACAAGGTCGGCTTCGATGGCTTCCTCATCTCGGACTGGAACGGCATCGGCCAGCTGACGACGCAGAACAGCGACTCGCCCGTCGACTGCACCACGAGCAACTGTGCCGCCTCCATCATCGCGGGCATGGACATGATCATGGTGCCCTCGGACTGGAAGGCCTTCATCCAGAACACCCTGGCCTCCGTGCGCAGCGGGGAGATCTCCGAGGAGCGCATCAACGACGCCGTGCGCCGCATCCTGCGGGTGAAGTTCCGCATGGGGCTGTTCGACAAGCCCAAGCCCTCCGAGCGCACCACCGTGCGGGAGCTGGGCACCGCCGAGCACCGCGCCGTGGCGCGCGAGGCCGTGCGCAAGTCGCTGGTGCTGCTCAAGAACAACGGCGGCACCCTGCCCCTGTCGCGCAAGGCGAAGGTCCTCGTGGCGGGCAAGAGCGCCAACAACCTGTCGAACCAGTCCGGTGGCTGGTCGCTCACCTGGCAGGGCACGAACAACACCAACGAGCAGTTCGGCGGCGGCACCACGCTCTGGGGAGCCATCCAGAAGATCGCCCCCAACGCCGTGCTCGACGAGAGCGCCGACGGCGCCATGGCCAACGACACCTTCGATGTGGCCGTGGTCGCCATCGGCGAGACGCCCTACGCCGAGGGCAACGGCGACCTCGGCGATGTGAAGACGCTGGAGCTCGCCAAGCTGCGCCCCGAGGACCTGCGGCTCATCGACAGCCTGAAGGCCAAGGGCGTGAAGAAGATCGTCACCGTGCTGTACTCCGGCCGCGCGCTCTACGCGAACAAGGAGCTCAACCGCTCGGACGCCTTCGTCGCCGCGTGGCTGCCGGGCACCGAGGGTGACGGCATGGCGGACGTGCTGTTCCGCAAGGAGGATGACTCGGTCAACTTCGACTTCACCGGGAAGCTCTCCTACTCGTGGCCGAAGGCCGGCTGCCAGACGTCCCTCAACCGCAACGACGCGGGCTATGATCCGCTCTTCGCCTACGGCTACGGGATGACCTACGCGGCCTCGCCCGAGCAGGCCGCCCACTCCGAGGAGAGCCCCGCCAAGGGCTGCGGCGTGGAGCTGCCCGACGGGCCCGCGGCCACGGTCCCCCTGGAGGTGTTCAACCGCGACAACCAGGACGGCTGGGTCATGCGCATCGGCGCCCCCTCCAACTGGGCGGTGGACGTCGCCCTGAGCACGGCCGACAAGACCCAGACGCCCGCGGGCGAAGTCACCGCGATGCCCGTGGGTGACCGCAACGGCCTGCAGTGGGCGGCCGTGAAGACCACCTGGGTGAGCGAGGGCCAGATCTACTCGCAGAGCGCCAATGGCAACAACACGCGGGACCTGAAGGGCTACCTGGTCGCCCAGGGGGCGCTGGTGTTCGACGCCAACCTGACCCAGGCGCCGGTCAGCACGGTGAAGGTCCGGGTGGACTGCAAGCACCCGTGCATCGGGGAAGTCGATGTGACGCAGAAGCTCCAGGCCACGCCGCTCAACACCTGGCAGGAGATGGCCATCCCGCTGCAGTGCTTCGCCGATGCCGGCACGGACTTCTCCATCGTCAACACGCCCATCGTCATCAACTCGCTGGGCGCGATGGAGCTCACGGTGGCCAACATCCGCTGGGAGCCCAACCGGGCCGGCAACATCACCTGCGGCGGCACGTCCGGTGGGGTCCAGAAGCTCACGGACGCCACGGACGTCTACGTCAATGGGACGCTCAACACCGCCCTGTTCGGCGCCCCCTCCACCTGGTCGTCGGTGGCCGGTGGCACCATCAAGGTGAACGCGGCGCTCGACACCGCGGACGGCAAGGTCATCGACGTCGTCTTCGAGGACCTCAAGGGCAAGGGCGGCAACGGCGTGTTCACCCTGCCGGTGCACAACGACTGGCTCCTGGATGTCTCGTCCCTGGCGGAGACCGGCGGCGTGCAGTTCGACATCAAGGTGCTCGACTACGGCACCAGCACCCAGAACTTCTGGGTGAAGATGGTGTGTGACCGCAAGGCCGACACGTGCCGGACCGGCGACATCCAGGACATCGTCACCCGGCCCGCGGTGGGGACCTGGGCGACGTTCAAGCTGCCCTTCGCGCGGGGCGACTACGAGGCTGGCTTCAACAACGCGAAGCTCAGCTCCATCCTGGAGATGCTCCCGGCCTGGGGTGACCAGGGCGGCAACATCCACTTCCAGCTGCGCAACATCCGGGTCGTGAAGTAG
- a CDS encoding carbon starvation CstA family protein, translating to MRGLATKLGWALLAIVGAFCLGTVALHRGETINATWLVVAAVSVLMIGYRFYSRFIAQKALQLDATRATPAQRHNDGLDYVPTDKWVLFGHHFAAIAGAGPLVGPVLAAQMGYLPGTLWILTGVVLAGAVQDFIVLFLSVRRDGKSLGDMVRMELGPAAGVVAMIGVLMIMMIILAVLALVVVKALASSPWGTFTVAMTIPIALMMGGYLRYLRPGKVLEVSLIGFVLLMLSIWLGGIVAGDPALAPLFTYDGKALAWMLIAYGFCASVLPVWLLLAPRDYLSTFLKIGTILVLAVGIVLAMPELRMPAVTRFIDGSGPVFSGNLFPFLFITIACGAVSGWHSLISSGTTPKMLANESEARLVGYGSMLMEAFVAIMALISASVLQPGVYFAMNSPPGLIGTTAEQAAQVISQWGFVITPEVLIQTAKEIGETSILSRAGGAPTLAVGMAQILHGLVGGEGMMAFWYHYAILFEALFILTTVDAGTRVGRFMIQELAGLVYAPLKRTDSWGANLLATAVCVAGWGYFLYQGVVDPLGGINTLWPLFGIANQMLAAIALILCCVVLVKMKRERFAWIPALPAAWLIICTLTAGAEKVLSSNPRVSFVAHARGFQEAVANGKVLAPAKSLEEMQQVITNDYVDAALTVLFMLVVISTLGFGIRAVLKARRSAVPTAQESPYVPLTPTGPAA from the coding sequence ATGCGGGGTCTGGCAACGAAGTTGGGGTGGGCACTGCTCGCCATCGTGGGGGCGTTCTGCCTGGGCACGGTGGCGCTGCACCGGGGAGAGACGATCAACGCGACCTGGCTGGTGGTGGCCGCGGTCTCCGTGCTGATGATCGGCTACCGCTTCTACAGCCGCTTCATCGCCCAGAAGGCGCTGCAGCTGGACGCCACCCGGGCCACGCCCGCCCAGCGGCACAACGACGGGCTGGACTACGTCCCCACCGACAAGTGGGTGCTCTTCGGGCACCACTTCGCCGCCATCGCGGGCGCGGGCCCCCTGGTGGGTCCGGTGCTCGCCGCGCAGATGGGCTACCTGCCGGGCACCCTGTGGATCCTCACGGGCGTGGTGCTGGCCGGCGCGGTGCAGGACTTCATCGTCCTGTTCCTGTCCGTCCGGCGCGACGGCAAGTCGCTGGGCGACATGGTGCGCATGGAGCTGGGGCCCGCGGCCGGCGTGGTGGCGATGATCGGCGTGCTGATGATCATGATGATCATCCTCGCGGTGCTCGCGCTGGTGGTCGTCAAGGCGCTGGCCTCCAGCCCCTGGGGCACCTTCACGGTGGCGATGACCATCCCCATCGCCCTGATGATGGGCGGCTACCTGCGCTACCTGCGCCCGGGCAAGGTGCTGGAAGTCTCACTCATCGGCTTCGTGCTGCTGATGCTGTCGATCTGGCTGGGCGGCATCGTCGCCGGGGATCCGGCCCTGGCGCCGCTGTTCACCTATGACGGCAAGGCGCTCGCGTGGATGCTGATTGCCTATGGCTTCTGCGCCTCGGTGCTGCCGGTGTGGCTGCTGCTGGCCCCGCGCGACTACCTGTCCACCTTCCTGAAGATCGGCACCATCCTGGTGCTGGCGGTGGGCATCGTCCTGGCCATGCCCGAGCTGCGCATGCCCGCGGTGACGCGGTTCATCGACGGCAGCGGGCCGGTGTTCTCCGGCAACCTCTTCCCCTTCCTGTTCATCACCATCGCCTGCGGCGCGGTGTCCGGCTGGCACTCGCTCATCTCCTCGGGCACCACGCCGAAGATGCTCGCCAACGAGAGCGAGGCGCGCCTGGTGGGCTACGGCTCCATGCTCATGGAGGCGTTCGTCGCCATCATGGCGCTCATCTCCGCCTCGGTGCTGCAGCCGGGCGTGTACTTCGCCATGAACTCCCCGCCGGGCCTGATTGGCACCACCGCCGAGCAGGCCGCACAGGTCATCAGCCAGTGGGGCTTCGTGATTACCCCGGAGGTGCTCATCCAGACCGCCAAGGAGATCGGCGAGACGTCCATCCTGTCGCGCGCGGGAGGCGCCCCGACGCTGGCGGTGGGCATGGCGCAAATCCTCCACGGGCTCGTCGGCGGCGAGGGCATGATGGCCTTCTGGTACCACTACGCCATCCTGTTCGAGGCGCTGTTCATCCTCACCACGGTGGACGCGGGCACCCGCGTGGGCCGCTTCATGATCCAGGAGCTCGCGGGCCTCGTGTACGCGCCCCTGAAGCGGACCGACTCCTGGGGCGCCAACCTGCTCGCCACCGCGGTGTGCGTGGCCGGCTGGGGCTACTTCCTCTACCAGGGGGTGGTGGACCCGCTGGGGGGCATCAACACGCTGTGGCCGCTGTTCGGCATCGCCAACCAGATGCTCGCCGCCATCGCGCTCATCCTCTGCTGTGTCGTCCTCGTGAAGATGAAGCGCGAGCGCTTCGCGTGGATTCCCGCCCTGCCGGCCGCGTGGCTCATCATCTGCACGCTGACCGCCGGGGCCGAGAAGGTGCTCAGCAGCAACCCGCGCGTCAGCTTCGTCGCCCATGCCCGGGGCTTCCAGGAGGCGGTGGCCAACGGCAAGGTGCTCGCCCCCGCCAAGTCCCTGGAGGAGATGCAGCAGGTCATCACCAACGACTACGTGGATGCTGCCCTCACCGTGCTGTTCATGCTGGTGGTCATCTCCACGCTCGGCTTCGGCATCCGCGCCGTGCTGAAGGCCCGCCGCTCGGCGGTCCCCACCGCCCAGGAGAGCCCCTACGTGCCCCTCACCCCCACCGGGCCCGCGGCATGA
- a CDS encoding DEAD/DEAH box helicase has product MSSTAQLLEAVRKEARPGIWANGVKLARAGAVALQSQTDKMLELRVRAPGRSVALTVNLYPGDDVWECDCPSQVDPCEHVVAAAISVQQAEKQETPLVATANRWTRVVYHFTRVDGGLQIHRTLVHADGREEPFEGSLTSLMAQPARAAEMQIEQADLVVDRLLERRTRGALPPERLDALLKALEPARNVLLDGRPVAISDEPVVPKAVVEDRGSQWAVTVMRDPRIVEVVSPGVALLGDALARLGETQMTGPWLQNLPIVRTYAPEQLGELSAKVLPELVRRLPVEVRSKRLPSIDRDLKPRIQVELHQLDSGLSVLPTLVYGAPPSVRIDNGKMVYLRGAVPLRDEAAEQRLVHQLRDELNLVPGRRLTVQGPEMVRWADKLRRWRGDLTGDGAGIVSPDVRLRPSLQLESAVSGTGVPEVRFTLEFQVEGGKGGAQMVDAAAVIRAWNEGLGLVPLEGGGWAPLPRAWLDKNGQRVADLLAARQPDGKVANHALPELAALCETLEQPPPLGLDRLAPMLQGFEKLPPPGLPEDLTATLRTYQLQGVSWLRFLREAGLGGILADDMGLGKTLQTLCVLGPKTLVVCPTSVLPNWAAELKRFRPSLRVGIYHGPGRALDDATDVTLTTYALLRLDAAVLGGRAWDAVILDEAQAIKNPESQVARAAFGLKAGFRLAISGTPMENRLEELWSLMHFVNPGLLGGRRFFEERLARPITEGQPEAADRLRRRIRPFILRRLKRDVAPELPPRTESVMHVSLDDRERAVYDAVMAATRAEVVALLNEGGSVLKALEALLRLRQAACHSALVPGQHATTSSKVQTLVEALSTAVSEGHKALVFSQWTSLLDLIEPGLKGAGIAFERLDGTTADRGGVTTRFQAPEGAPVMLMSLKAGGTGLNLTAADHVFLMDPWWNPAVEAQAADRAHRIGQERPVMVYRLVSQGTVEERILGLQEKKRALFEAALSEAGSATAITREDLLELFA; this is encoded by the coding sequence ATGTCCTCGACCGCTCAACTGCTCGAAGCCGTGCGCAAGGAAGCCCGTCCGGGAATCTGGGCCAACGGGGTGAAGCTGGCCCGTGCCGGGGCCGTCGCGCTCCAGTCCCAGACGGACAAGATGCTGGAGCTGCGCGTGCGGGCTCCGGGCCGCTCGGTGGCCCTCACCGTCAACCTGTACCCGGGCGATGACGTCTGGGAGTGCGACTGCCCCAGCCAGGTGGACCCGTGCGAGCACGTGGTGGCGGCGGCCATCTCGGTGCAGCAGGCGGAGAAGCAGGAGACGCCGCTCGTGGCCACGGCGAACCGGTGGACCCGCGTGGTGTACCACTTCACCCGGGTGGACGGCGGGCTGCAGATCCACCGGACGCTGGTACACGCGGACGGGCGCGAGGAGCCCTTCGAGGGCAGCCTGACGTCCCTCATGGCGCAGCCGGCCCGGGCCGCGGAGATGCAGATCGAACAGGCGGACCTGGTCGTGGACCGGCTCCTGGAGCGCCGCACCCGCGGGGCCCTGCCGCCCGAGCGGCTGGATGCGCTGCTCAAGGCCCTGGAGCCCGCGCGCAACGTGCTGCTCGATGGGCGCCCCGTGGCCATCTCGGACGAGCCCGTCGTCCCGAAGGCCGTGGTGGAGGACCGGGGCTCGCAGTGGGCCGTGACGGTGATGCGCGACCCCCGCATCGTGGAGGTGGTGAGCCCGGGTGTCGCGCTGCTGGGGGATGCGCTGGCCCGGCTGGGCGAGACGCAGATGACGGGCCCCTGGCTCCAGAACCTCCCCATCGTGCGCACCTACGCGCCCGAGCAGCTCGGCGAGCTGTCCGCGAAGGTGCTGCCCGAGCTGGTCCGCCGCCTTCCGGTGGAGGTCCGCAGCAAGCGCCTGCCGTCCATCGACCGGGACCTCAAGCCGCGCATCCAGGTGGAGCTGCACCAGCTCGACTCGGGGCTCTCGGTCCTGCCGACGCTCGTCTACGGGGCGCCGCCCTCGGTGCGGATCGACAACGGCAAGATGGTCTACCTGCGCGGGGCAGTGCCCTTGCGCGACGAGGCGGCCGAGCAGCGCCTGGTCCACCAGCTCCGGGACGAGCTGAACCTGGTGCCCGGCCGGCGGCTGACGGTGCAGGGCCCGGAGATGGTGCGCTGGGCGGACAAGCTGCGGCGCTGGCGGGGAGACCTCACCGGGGACGGCGCGGGCATCGTCAGCCCCGATGTCCGCCTCCGGCCCTCGCTCCAGCTGGAGTCGGCCGTCTCCGGCACGGGGGTGCCCGAGGTGCGCTTCACGCTCGAGTTCCAGGTGGAGGGCGGCAAGGGCGGAGCGCAGATGGTGGACGCCGCGGCGGTGATTCGCGCGTGGAACGAGGGGCTGGGCCTGGTGCCGCTGGAGGGGGGAGGGTGGGCCCCGCTGCCCCGGGCGTGGCTGGACAAGAACGGCCAGCGCGTGGCGGACCTGCTGGCGGCGCGGCAGCCGGATGGCAAGGTGGCCAACCATGCCCTGCCGGAGCTGGCGGCGCTGTGCGAGACGCTGGAGCAGCCGCCGCCCCTGGGGCTCGACCGGCTGGCGCCGATGCTCCAGGGCTTCGAGAAGCTTCCGCCGCCGGGCCTGCCCGAGGATCTCACCGCCACGCTGCGCACGTACCAGCTGCAGGGCGTGAGCTGGCTGCGCTTCCTCCGGGAGGCGGGGCTCGGCGGCATCCTCGCGGACGACATGGGCCTGGGAAAGACGCTCCAGACGCTGTGCGTCCTGGGGCCGAAGACGCTCGTGGTGTGCCCCACGAGCGTGCTGCCCAACTGGGCCGCGGAGCTCAAGCGCTTCCGGCCCTCGCTCCGCGTGGGCATCTACCACGGGCCGGGCCGCGCGCTGGATGACGCCACGGACGTGACGCTCACGACGTATGCCCTGTTGCGGCTGGACGCCGCGGTGCTCGGGGGGCGCGCGTGGGATGCCGTCATCCTGGACGAGGCCCAGGCCATCAAGAACCCCGAGAGCCAGGTGGCGCGCGCGGCGTTCGGGCTCAAGGCGGGCTTCCGCCTGGCCATCAGCGGCACGCCGATGGAGAACCGGCTGGAGGAGCTCTGGAGCCTGATGCACTTCGTGAACCCGGGCCTGCTGGGCGGGCGCCGCTTCTTCGAGGAGCGCCTGGCCCGGCCCATCACCGAGGGCCAGCCCGAGGCGGCCGACCGGCTGCGCCGGCGCATCCGGCCCTTCATTCTGCGGCGGCTCAAGCGGGACGTGGCGCCCGAGCTGCCGCCGCGCACCGAGTCCGTGATGCACGTGTCCCTGGATGACCGGGAGCGGGCCGTCTACGACGCGGTCATGGCGGCGACGCGCGCGGAGGTGGTGGCCCTGCTGAACGAAGGCGGCAGCGTGCTGAAGGCGCTGGAGGCGCTGCTGCGCCTGCGCCAGGCGGCGTGCCACTCGGCGCTCGTGCCGGGCCAGCACGCCACCACGTCCTCGAAGGTGCAGACGCTCGTGGAGGCGCTCAGCACCGCCGTCTCGGAGGGCCACAAGGCGCTGGTGTTCTCCCAGTGGACCTCGTTGCTGGACCTCATCGAGCCCGGGCTCAAGGGGGCGGGCATCGCCTTCGAGCGCCTGGATGGAACGACGGCCGACCGGGGCGGGGTCACCACGCGCTTCCAGGCCCCGGAGGGCGCGCCCGTCATGCTGATGTCGCTCAAGGCGGGCGGCACCGGGTTGAACCTCACCGCGGCGGACCACGTGTTCCTGATGGACCCCTGGTGGAACCCGGCCGTGGAGGCGCAGGCCGCGGACCGCGCGCACCGCATCGGCCAGGAGCGTCCCGTGATGGTGTACCGGTTGGTGTCCCAGGGAACCGTGGAGGAGCGGATCCTCGGACTCCAAGAAAAGAAGCGCGCGCTCTTCGAGGCGGCCCTGAGCGAGGCGGGCTCGGCCACGGCCATCACCCGCGAGGATCTGCTCGAGCTCTTCGCGTGA